In one window of Apis mellifera strain DH4 linkage group LG12, Amel_HAv3.1, whole genome shotgun sequence DNA:
- the LOC107965367 gene encoding uncharacterized protein LOC107965367: MFKLAVLAAILAVATAAPGGLTGIIADHAVGPITAPLVLSHAAPLAAAHVIAQPVAPVIRTAPIVTKSVLTAAPLPLLAAGHGPLH; the protein is encoded by the coding sequence GCTGTTCTCGCCGCCATCCTGGCCGTCGCCACCGCAGCTCCCGGCGGTCTGACCGGTATTATCGCCGACCATGCAGTTGGGCCGATCACCGCTCCCTTGGTACTGAGCCACGCTGCGCCTCTGGCCGCCGCCCACGTGATCGCCCAGCCCGTGGCACCCGTCATCCGCACCGCGCCCATCGTGACCAAATCCGTGCTGACCGCCGCCCCCCTGCCCCTGCTCGCCGCCGGCCATGGCCCGTTGCATTAG